In a genomic window of Pseudomonas mohnii:
- a CDS encoding class I SAM-dependent methyltransferase has translation MSVTATPASLVPDHHAQFIDLLQSSLDQNAFIKLVLAKYVGEEAELQRIIIKPVTVKSQPCLSFVYRYKTRDITKNLPLAEGVASIAELLPASFKNAHLLSLTDEAQLEYSKKGKPSLFKSKPQQLREVPSAEHNREKNRFLDLSRPFLADLGVTNKQHELIPAMSRKWKQINKFIEVFSHALTSSPLALDKPVRVADFGSGKGYLTFAIHDYLRNTLNAEGEVTGVELREDMVTLCNAAAAKLEHPGLVFKCGDVRSVAPSELDVMIALHACDIATDYAIHTGIRSGASIIMCSPCCHKQIRLQIQSPALLKPMLQYGLHLGQQAEMVTDSLRALFLEACGYETKVFEFISLDHTNKNKMILAVKRAEPVDPAQLLVKIQELKDFYHISEHCLETLLRADGYL, from the coding sequence ATGTCTGTCACCGCCACTCCCGCCAGCCTCGTGCCGGATCATCACGCTCAATTCATCGATTTGCTGCAATCGAGCCTCGATCAGAATGCCTTCATCAAACTGGTGCTGGCCAAATACGTCGGCGAAGAGGCGGAGCTGCAGCGGATCATCATCAAGCCGGTCACCGTCAAGTCGCAGCCTTGCCTGTCCTTCGTCTATCGCTACAAAACCCGCGACATCACCAAGAACCTGCCGCTGGCCGAAGGGGTGGCAAGCATTGCCGAACTGCTTCCCGCGTCGTTCAAGAATGCGCATTTACTGTCGTTGACCGATGAAGCCCAGCTCGAATACAGCAAAAAGGGCAAGCCTTCACTGTTTAAGAGCAAACCCCAGCAATTGCGTGAAGTGCCGTCCGCCGAGCACAACCGCGAGAAAAACCGCTTCCTCGACCTGAGCCGACCGTTTCTCGCCGACCTTGGCGTGACCAACAAGCAGCATGAGCTGATCCCGGCGATGTCGCGCAAGTGGAAGCAGATCAACAAATTCATCGAAGTGTTCAGCCACGCCCTGACCTCGTCACCCTTGGCGCTGGACAAGCCCGTGCGCGTGGCGGACTTCGGTTCGGGCAAGGGTTACCTGACCTTTGCCATTCACGATTACCTGCGCAATACCTTGAACGCCGAGGGCGAAGTGACGGGTGTCGAGTTGCGTGAGGACATGGTCACCCTCTGCAATGCCGCCGCGGCCAAGCTTGAGCATCCGGGGCTGGTCTTCAAGTGTGGTGACGTGCGCAGCGTGGCGCCGAGCGAGCTGGACGTCATGATCGCGCTGCACGCCTGTGATATCGCCACCGACTACGCGATTCACACCGGTATCCGTTCCGGCGCGTCGATCATCATGTGCTCGCCGTGCTGCCATAAACAGATTCGCCTGCAAATCCAGAGCCCGGCATTGCTCAAACCGATGCTGCAGTACGGTTTGCACCTGGGCCAGCAGGCTGAGATGGTGACCGACAGTCTGCGTGCGCTGTTCCTCGAAGCCTGCGGTTACGAGACCAAGGTGTTCGAGTTCATCTCACTGGACCATACCAACAAGAACAAGATGATCCTGGCGGTCAAACGCGCCGAGCCGGTGGACCCGGCCCAGCTGTTGGTGAAGATCCAGGAGCTGAAGGATTTCTACCACATCAGCGAGCATTGCCTGGAAACGCTGCTGCGGGCTGACGGCTACCTGTGA
- a CDS encoding DMT family transporter: protein MSSRENTGMALGLLGVVIFSLTLPFTRIVVQELHPLLNGLGRALFAAIPAALLLLWRREKWPTWKQVKGLTLVIAGVILGFPVLSAWAMQTLPASHGALVNGLQPLCVALYAAWLSHERPSKAFWACAALGSALVLGYALISGAGSIQAGDLLMLGAIAVGGLGYAEGGRLAKEMGGWQVICWALVLSTPVLIGPVVYLALQHQGDISAKTWWAFGYVSLFSQFIGFFAWYAGLAMGGIARVSQIQLLQIFFTIAFSALFFGEHVEPITWLFAAGVIVTVMLGRKTAIKPARIATA, encoded by the coding sequence ATGTCCTCCCGCGAAAACACCGGCATGGCCCTTGGCCTGCTCGGCGTTGTGATCTTCAGCCTCACCCTGCCCTTCACGCGAATCGTCGTGCAAGAGCTCCACCCACTGCTCAACGGCTTGGGCCGGGCCCTGTTCGCGGCGATTCCCGCGGCACTGCTGTTGCTCTGGCGTCGTGAGAAATGGCCGACCTGGAAGCAGGTCAAAGGCCTGACCCTGGTGATTGCCGGGGTGATCCTGGGCTTCCCGGTGTTGTCGGCCTGGGCCATGCAAACCTTGCCGGCGTCCCATGGCGCCCTGGTCAATGGCCTGCAGCCCCTGTGCGTGGCGTTGTACGCGGCATGGCTGTCCCATGAACGACCGTCGAAGGCGTTCTGGGCCTGCGCCGCACTGGGCAGTGCGTTGGTGTTGGGGTATGCGCTGATCAGCGGTGCCGGGAGCATTCAGGCCGGCGATTTGCTGATGCTCGGAGCGATTGCCGTGGGCGGCCTGGGGTATGCCGAAGGGGGACGCCTGGCCAAGGAAATGGGCGGCTGGCAGGTGATCTGCTGGGCGCTGGTGCTGTCGACGCCCGTGTTGATCGGGCCGGTGGTGTACCTGGCGCTGCAACATCAAGGCGATATCTCGGCGAAAACCTGGTGGGCTTTCGGCTATGTCTCGCTGTTTTCGCAGTTCATCGGGTTCTTTGCCTGGTACGCCGGGCTGGCCATGGGCGGAATTGCGCGGGTCAGTCAGATCCAGTTGCTGCAGATCTTCTTCACCATCGCCTTCTCGGCGCTGTTCTTCGGCGAACACGTCGAGCCGATCACCTGGCTGTTTGCCGCCGGAGTGATCGTGACGGTGATGTTGGGACGCAAGACCGCCATCAAACCCGCGCGCATTGCCACCGCATAA
- a CDS encoding DJ-1/PfpI family protein, producing MAAKKILMLVGDYVEDYEVMVPFQALLMVGHTVHAVCPDKTAGQTVRTAIHDFEGDQTYSEKPGHLFALNFDFAKVAAADYDALLVPGGRAPEYLRLNEKVLELVRDFDKAGKPIAAVCHGAQLLAAAGILEGRECSAYPACAPEVRLAGGTYIDIPVTDGHVQGNLATAPAWPAHPNWLAGFLGLLGTKITL from the coding sequence ATGGCGGCTAAAAAAATTCTGATGCTGGTTGGCGATTACGTCGAAGACTACGAAGTGATGGTGCCTTTCCAGGCGTTGTTGATGGTGGGTCATACGGTACATGCGGTGTGCCCGGACAAAACCGCCGGCCAGACCGTGCGCACGGCGATCCATGACTTCGAAGGCGACCAGACCTACAGCGAAAAGCCCGGTCACCTGTTTGCCCTGAACTTCGACTTCGCCAAGGTCGCGGCAGCGGACTACGACGCGCTGCTGGTGCCCGGTGGTCGTGCGCCGGAGTACCTGCGGCTGAACGAAAAAGTCCTGGAGCTGGTACGGGATTTCGACAAGGCCGGCAAACCGATTGCCGCCGTGTGCCACGGCGCGCAGTTGCTGGCGGCGGCAGGGATTCTCGAAGGCCGTGAGTGCAGTGCTTACCCGGCCTGCGCGCCGGAAGTGCGCCTGGCCGGCGGTACGTATATCGATATTCCGGTGACGGACGGCCACGTTCAAGGCAATCTGGCCACCGCGCCGGCCTGGCCTGCCCACCCGAACTGGCTGGCGGGTTTCCTTGGGTTGCTGGGCACCAAAATCACGCTGTAA
- a CDS encoding ribbon-helix-helix domain-containing protein: protein MCELYVKADPILYESRSRSLRICGVVTTLRLENQFWDILSEIAEVDGMTTNQLIAKLYEEVMDYRGEVVNFASFLRVSCTRYLSQRRVATPELSVVKRSVL, encoded by the coding sequence ATGTGCGAGCTCTACGTCAAAGCTGACCCGATTCTCTACGAATCGCGCTCCCGCTCGCTGCGCATCTGCGGAGTGGTCACCACCCTGCGGCTGGAGAATCAGTTCTGGGACATCCTCAGCGAAATCGCCGAGGTCGACGGCATGACCACCAACCAGTTGATCGCCAAGCTGTATGAAGAGGTGATGGACTACCGCGGCGAGGTGGTGAATTTCGCCTCGTTCTTGCGCGTGAGTTGTACGCGGTATCTGAGTCAGCGGCGGGTGGCGACGCCTGAATTGTCGGTGGTGAAACGCTCAGTGTTATAG
- a CDS encoding YegP family protein — MSGWYEVSKSISGQFRFVLKAANAETILTSEHYSTRAAADKGIAAVQANSPMDERYEKKTTRDGHPYFNLKAANHEIIGTSEAFSSATALEKGIASVKANGPTKVIKDKTLPVL; from the coding sequence ATGTCCGGATGGTACGAAGTGAGCAAAAGCATCAGCGGTCAATTCAGGTTTGTACTGAAGGCGGCCAATGCCGAGACCATTCTGACCAGCGAGCACTACAGCACGCGCGCCGCAGCCGATAAAGGCATCGCGGCGGTGCAGGCCAACAGCCCGATGGATGAGCGTTACGAGAAAAAAACCACCAGGGATGGCCACCCTTATTTCAACCTCAAGGCCGCTAACCACGAGATCATCGGCACCAGCGAGGCCTTTTCTTCTGCGACCGCTCTGGAAAAAGGCATCGCCAGTGTGAAGGCCAACGGGCCAACCAAGGTGATCAAGGACAAGACATTGCCGGTGCTTTGA
- a CDS encoding dihydrodipicolinate synthase family protein: MSSTTIHGIIGYTITPFTAQGESVDLDALGRSIDRLIDSGVHAIAPLGSTGEGAYLSDAEWDQVAEFSIRHVAKRVPTIVSVSDLTTAKAVRRARFAEAQGADAVMVLPTAYWKLSEAEILAHYRAIGDSIGVPIMLYNNPATSGTDMSVDLILRIVKGVENVTMVKESTGDIQRMHQLQRLGEGQVPFYNGCNPLALEAFAAGAKGWCTAATNLIPQLNLDLYQAVLENDLSKARELFYRQLPLLDFILKGGLPATIKAGLRATGLESGDPRLPVFPLSEAGRDQLQGLLNTLR; encoded by the coding sequence ATGTCGAGCACAACCATTCACGGCATCATCGGCTACACCATCACGCCTTTCACCGCCCAGGGTGAAAGTGTCGACCTCGACGCGCTCGGGCGCTCCATCGACCGTTTGATCGACAGCGGCGTGCATGCCATCGCCCCGCTGGGCAGCACCGGGGAAGGCGCTTACCTGAGCGACGCAGAGTGGGATCAAGTCGCCGAATTCAGTATCAGACACGTGGCCAAACGCGTGCCGACCATTGTCAGCGTGTCCGATCTGACCACTGCCAAAGCAGTGCGCCGCGCACGTTTCGCCGAAGCCCAGGGTGCCGATGCGGTGATGGTGTTGCCAACCGCCTACTGGAAACTCAGCGAAGCGGAAATCCTCGCCCACTACCGCGCCATCGGCGACAGCATCGGTGTGCCGATCATGCTCTACAACAACCCGGCCACCAGCGGCACCGACATGTCGGTGGACCTGATTTTGCGCATCGTCAAAGGCGTGGAAAACGTGACCATGGTCAAGGAGAGCACCGGCGACATCCAGCGCATGCATCAACTGCAACGCCTGGGCGAAGGTCAGGTGCCGTTTTACAACGGTTGCAACCCGTTGGCGCTGGAAGCGTTTGCCGCCGGGGCCAAGGGCTGGTGCACGGCGGCAACAAACCTGATCCCGCAGCTCAACCTCGACTTGTATCAGGCGGTGCTGGAAAACGACTTGAGCAAGGCGCGCGAGCTGTTCTATCGCCAGTTGCCCTTGCTGGACTTCATTCTCAAGGGTGGCCTGCCGGCGACCATCAAGGCTGGGTTGCGTGCCACCGGGCTGGAATCGGGCGATCCGCGGTTACCGGTTTTTCCGTTGAGTGAGGCTGGACGCGATCAGCTCCAGGGGCTGTTGAACACTCTGCGCTGA